The Providencia sp. PROV188 genome includes a region encoding these proteins:
- a CDS encoding class IV adenylate cyclase, producing the protein MSDHFVGKFEVEIKFKLPNSDTFLKQLINDNAEAFTVNNHEVDDFFDYQDGQLAAQNISMSVREMTPSGIKLWIVKGPSSAECKAIDIADCQHVKNMLSTLGYQCYLTIAKQRSIYFLDDIHITIDYLEGIGWFAEFAIMTDDESELDNLYTKLLSTAQHYGFTEALIETRSYKQMYLENLMK; encoded by the coding sequence ATGAGTGACCATTTTGTCGGGAAATTTGAAGTCGAAATTAAGTTCAAACTACCCAATTCTGACACTTTTCTTAAGCAGCTTATCAATGATAATGCTGAAGCATTTACCGTAAATAATCATGAGGTTGATGACTTTTTTGACTATCAAGATGGGCAGTTAGCCGCGCAAAATATCAGTATGTCCGTGCGGGAGATGACACCCTCAGGGATTAAACTCTGGATAGTCAAAGGACCAAGCAGTGCCGAGTGTAAAGCGATTGATATTGCAGACTGCCAACATGTCAAAAACATGCTGAGCACCTTGGGATATCAATGTTACCTAACGATTGCTAAACAGCGCAGCATCTATTTTCTGGATGATATTCATATCACCATTGATTACTTGGAAGGTATTGGTTGGTTTGCTGAATTTGCGATTATGACAGACGATGAGAGCGAGTTAGACAACTTGTACACCAAATTACTGTCTACCGCGCAACACTATGGTTTTACAGAAGCATTAATTGAAACTCGCAGCTATAAGCAGATGTACCTTGAGAATTTGATGAAATAG